In Microbulbifer sp. GL-2, the following are encoded in one genomic region:
- the rsgA gene encoding ribosome small subunit-dependent GTPase A produces the protein MSKSHFFRRSVSSHGIKSARLSIEREREPSLLEKLGWKSFFLQQLSFEELEQTVPLRVMAVHRSRLELAGEQGPVSLPLTANVASNLPTVGDWLLLQRDTDHFVRLLNRSSQFERMAPGAQQVQMIAANVDSVFIVSSLNDDFNLSRIERYLALAKESGCRPHLILSKADLCEDHSVFLQALRPYGELPVALVNSLDMGSVAQLRQWCLPGETIALLGSSGVGKSTLLNALSGEPLAETGEIREADSKGRHTTRKRSLHPLSWGALLLDNPGMRELGLVHVEGGLAQTFADIEALARECRFSDCKHQSEPGCSVQEAIANGSLDERRLQNWQKLQAELCRNNRTLAQKRAGDRALSQLYRSVQNQARQRKYDGGD, from the coding sequence TTGAGTAAATCACACTTTTTCCGTCGTTCTGTCAGCAGCCACGGCATCAAATCTGCACGCCTTTCTATTGAGCGAGAGCGCGAGCCTTCTCTACTGGAAAAACTCGGCTGGAAGTCATTCTTCCTACAGCAGCTGTCGTTCGAAGAGTTGGAACAAACTGTTCCGCTAAGAGTTATGGCGGTGCACCGCAGCCGTTTGGAGCTGGCGGGTGAGCAAGGGCCTGTATCCCTGCCGTTAACTGCTAATGTGGCCTCTAATCTGCCTACAGTGGGTGACTGGCTGCTGTTGCAGCGGGATACTGATCACTTTGTGCGCTTGCTGAATCGCAGCAGCCAGTTCGAGCGAATGGCACCGGGAGCTCAGCAAGTACAGATGATCGCCGCCAATGTGGATAGTGTCTTTATTGTCTCCTCCCTGAATGACGATTTTAATCTCTCCCGGATTGAACGGTATCTGGCCCTGGCTAAGGAATCCGGCTGCCGCCCCCACCTGATATTGAGTAAGGCTGACTTGTGTGAAGATCACAGTGTCTTCCTGCAAGCATTGCGTCCATACGGCGAGTTACCGGTTGCATTAGTGAATAGCCTCGATATGGGCAGCGTGGCGCAGTTGCGTCAGTGGTGCCTGCCGGGGGAAACCATCGCGCTGTTGGGATCGTCGGGAGTGGGTAAGTCCACTTTGCTCAATGCGCTTTCTGGTGAGCCCCTCGCTGAGACCGGGGAAATTCGCGAAGCCGATAGCAAGGGACGCCACACAACGCGCAAGCGCTCCCTCCACCCCCTCAGCTGGGGCGCGCTGTTACTCGATAATCCGGGTATGCGGGAGTTGGGGTTGGTACATGTTGAAGGTGGTCTGGCGCAGACTTTTGCAGATATCGAGGCCCTGGCGCGAGAGTGTCGCTTTTCCGATTGTAAGCACCAATCGGAGCCTGGTTGTTCTGTACAAGAAGCAATAGCAAATGGCTCCCTGGATGAGCGGCGTCTGCAAAATTGGCAGAAGCTTCAAGCGGAGCTTTGCCGGAATAATCGTACCCTGGCGCAGAAACGAGCTGGCGACCGGGCCCTTTCACAATTATATCGCTCTGTTCAAAACCAGGCTCGCCAACGCAAGTACGACGGGGGGGATTAA
- a CDS encoding TonB-dependent receptor yields the protein MFKKNKSLGLVLSVISPVTLADQKPVETVVVTAHRVEKQHQEYSESLSMIAGQGLQLIEHNHIQQTLARIPGANVARGNGQEYLPALRSPVLSGAGACGSVLTMEDGIPLRANGFCNINELFESHSEMARRVEVIRGPAGTLYGSNAMHGVVNILSPKIGENTESLTGTLSFEAGPEDYYRANISAETAISVKEGVRTDLSLVSGGGNRDQSGYDQQKFSFLHSVTMGETQVRTRLAATNLNQETAGYIDGKNAYRNQTFARKNPNPEAFRDATAIRLYSILDVDLGRGKQLVLTPYLRKTDMRFLQHYLPGQALEENGQESVGLRSSYLFTDENSLEVVMGLDTEFTQGYLRETQKNPTGGSEFLRETIPEGKHYDYRVDAYSIAPFTLATWNINNILKLYGGVRFESVRYDYNNKMLSGRTAENGTACGFGGCRFSRPEDREDNFHNWSPKLGATYELTSDLQLFVNMTRGYRVPQATELYRLQREQVAAELDSEQISSVELGVRGLKARLSYEVVAYGMHKRNVIFRDTEYFNQSNGKTSHRGVELALGYGFAQDWRVETSSSYAEHRYRDTRELQDVLLDGNLVDSAPRAFGSYRLQWQPRQEITAELEWLLQGRYYTDPQNQHEYSGHNLLNLRARWEFDRWALSARVLNLANKAYAERADYSSFVGDRYFPGEPRSIYLSVSSEW from the coding sequence ATGTTTAAAAAAAATAAGAGCCTGGGGCTAGTATTGTCGGTGATCAGTCCGGTTACCCTGGCTGATCAGAAGCCTGTCGAAACTGTAGTGGTAACAGCCCATCGTGTTGAAAAACAGCATCAGGAATATTCCGAAAGCCTTTCAATGATTGCGGGTCAGGGTTTACAGCTGATCGAACATAATCATATCCAGCAGACCCTGGCGCGAATACCCGGTGCCAATGTGGCAAGGGGCAATGGTCAGGAGTATTTGCCGGCGCTGCGCTCTCCTGTACTTTCGGGCGCTGGAGCCTGTGGCAGTGTACTGACCATGGAGGATGGCATTCCCCTGCGGGCAAATGGATTCTGCAATATTAATGAATTGTTTGAATCCCACAGTGAAATGGCTCGGCGGGTGGAAGTTATCCGTGGCCCGGCAGGTACCCTATACGGATCTAACGCCATGCACGGTGTGGTGAATATTCTCAGTCCGAAAATTGGGGAAAATACCGAAAGCCTCACCGGTACTTTGAGTTTTGAAGCGGGTCCAGAGGATTACTACCGAGCAAATATTTCAGCAGAAACTGCTATTTCCGTAAAGGAGGGGGTGCGTACAGACCTTTCTCTGGTATCTGGTGGTGGCAATAGGGACCAGTCTGGTTACGATCAGCAAAAATTCAGTTTTCTACACTCAGTTACAATGGGAGAGACACAGGTTCGTACTCGCCTGGCGGCCACAAATTTAAACCAGGAAACGGCGGGGTATATTGACGGAAAAAATGCTTATCGGAACCAGACATTTGCCAGGAAAAATCCGAATCCCGAAGCATTCCGTGATGCCACTGCAATACGGCTCTACTCCATTCTTGATGTTGATCTGGGTAGGGGTAAACAACTGGTATTAACGCCTTATCTGAGAAAAACGGATATGCGCTTTCTGCAGCACTATTTGCCGGGACAGGCGCTGGAGGAAAATGGTCAAGAGAGTGTTGGCCTGCGTAGCAGTTATCTTTTTACCGATGAAAATAGCCTGGAAGTGGTAATGGGGCTGGATACAGAGTTTACCCAAGGCTATTTACGCGAGACACAAAAAAATCCGACTGGGGGATCAGAATTTTTGCGGGAGACTATTCCTGAAGGCAAACATTATGACTATCGAGTTGACGCTTATAGCATTGCCCCTTTTACTTTAGCCACTTGGAATATAAATAATATTTTGAAGCTTTACGGCGGAGTACGTTTTGAGTCGGTGCGGTATGATTACAATAACAAAATGTTATCGGGCCGTACGGCTGAGAATGGTACCGCATGTGGCTTTGGTGGTTGCAGGTTCAGCCGGCCTGAAGACCGTGAAGACAACTTCCACAACTGGTCGCCGAAACTGGGAGCTACTTATGAACTCACTTCAGACCTGCAACTGTTTGTAAATATGACTCGGGGGTATCGGGTTCCCCAGGCGACAGAACTCTATCGTTTACAGCGAGAGCAAGTTGCGGCTGAATTGGATTCCGAACAAATCAGCAGCGTCGAACTGGGGGTGCGGGGCCTTAAAGCGCGCCTTTCCTATGAAGTGGTCGCTTATGGGATGCACAAGCGCAATGTGATTTTCCGGGATACAGAGTACTTTAACCAGTCCAATGGAAAAACCTCACATCGTGGTGTGGAGCTGGCTCTTGGCTATGGATTCGCGCAGGATTGGCGAGTGGAGACCTCTTCCAGTTATGCGGAGCACCGTTATCGCGATACGCGAGAACTACAGGACGTGTTACTGGATGGCAATCTTGTGGATTCAGCCCCCAGGGCTTTTGGCAGCTATCGCTTGCAATGGCAACCGCGACAGGAGATCACGGCTGAGCTGGAGTGGCTGCTTCAGGGGCGTTATTACACTGACCCCCAGAATCAACATGAATATTCCGGGCATAACTTGTTGAATTTACGGGCCCGCTGGGAGTTTGATCGCTGGGCCCTTTCTGCGAGGGTGCTGAACCTTGCGAATAAAGCCTACGCAGAGCGGGCGGATTACAGCAGTTTTGTCGGTGACAGATACTTTCCTGGAGAACCGCGTTCGATTTATCTGTCGGTATCCTCCGAGTGGTGA
- a CDS encoding DUF885 family protein, with the protein MSFFKKALVTSIGLLASLSATAMDQKVFRKAFKAIPTESASEQLIALQDLRYRWIMESFPSQATYEGYPGQNTRWVDNSKRGIEVRQEQTRRLLGATRNLDISELPERQQLDYQLLYQDLLREVKGYQFPDHLQPVTHMSGIQRSVPAVLNSMPRRTVADYEDILTRLEKLSSLVEQTQESMREGLRKEITPPQITLRDLPRQIRALIPATPEQSPLLKAFAEMPRGIPIAKQQSLRQRALSIYNKQLLPAWRQMAEFVERDYIPGAQKDIALSSREDGLRWYAYKVEQNTTTELSPEEIHRIGLAEVKRIHAEMQAVMQKTGFQGDFKAFTEFLRTDPRFYHTSREALLRDYRDIAKRIDSELPALFGTLPRLPYGVKPIPSYSEQSQTTAYYQPGSNEAGRAGIFFANTYNLPSRPKWEMEALTVHEAMPGHHLQIALAQEQTDIHPLRRFTFYTAFVEGWGLYSESLGYDLGLYKDPYSEFGALTYDMWRAVRLVVDTGMHQLGWSREQAIEYFMENSAKPLHDVTVEIDRYLIWPGQALAYKLGQLKIKELRARAEKSLDSNFDIRSFHDALLGAGALPLNVLEARINSWIESQGSASARATSPPSPQTSAG; encoded by the coding sequence ATGTCATTTTTCAAAAAAGCCCTTGTTACTTCTATTGGTCTACTCGCCAGCTTGAGTGCTACCGCCATGGACCAGAAAGTTTTCAGGAAGGCCTTCAAGGCTATCCCCACAGAGAGTGCTTCGGAGCAATTGATAGCGCTGCAGGATCTGCGCTACCGCTGGATAATGGAGAGCTTCCCCAGCCAGGCCACCTATGAAGGCTATCCCGGCCAGAATACCCGCTGGGTGGACAATTCAAAGAGGGGTATTGAGGTTCGCCAGGAACAGACCCGCCGACTTCTAGGGGCCACTCGCAACCTCGATATCAGCGAACTGCCCGAACGGCAACAGCTGGACTACCAACTGCTCTACCAGGATTTACTTCGCGAGGTGAAGGGCTACCAGTTTCCCGATCATCTGCAACCGGTCACCCATATGAGCGGTATCCAGCGCAGTGTGCCTGCGGTACTCAATAGCATGCCTCGTCGTACAGTAGCCGATTACGAGGATATTCTGACCCGACTGGAAAAGCTCTCCAGCTTGGTTGAGCAAACCCAGGAGTCAATGCGCGAAGGACTCAGAAAGGAGATTACTCCGCCGCAGATTACCCTGCGCGATTTGCCAAGGCAGATCCGCGCCCTGATCCCGGCAACCCCGGAACAGAGCCCCTTGCTCAAGGCCTTTGCGGAAATGCCGAGAGGTATCCCGATCGCCAAACAACAGAGCCTGCGCCAACGTGCCCTGAGTATTTACAATAAGCAATTATTGCCAGCCTGGCGACAAATGGCAGAATTTGTCGAGCGCGATTATATCCCTGGTGCACAGAAGGATATCGCGCTCAGTAGCCGCGAGGACGGATTGCGTTGGTATGCTTATAAGGTGGAACAAAACACCACTACTGAGCTGAGCCCAGAGGAAATCCATCGTATTGGTTTGGCGGAAGTGAAGCGTATCCATGCAGAAATGCAAGCTGTGATGCAAAAGACAGGCTTCCAGGGGGACTTCAAGGCCTTCACCGAATTCCTGCGCACAGATCCTCGCTTCTATCACACCAGCCGTGAGGCCCTGCTGCGGGACTACCGGGATATTGCCAAGCGTATCGATAGTGAGCTGCCTGCATTGTTCGGCACCCTGCCCAGGCTGCCCTATGGGGTGAAACCCATTCCAAGCTACTCAGAGCAGTCGCAGACCACAGCCTATTACCAACCAGGCTCTAACGAGGCCGGCCGCGCCGGTATTTTCTTTGCCAATACCTACAACCTGCCCAGCCGCCCCAAGTGGGAAATGGAAGCCCTGACAGTGCACGAGGCAATGCCCGGCCACCATTTACAGATTGCGCTGGCCCAGGAACAAACTGATATCCACCCACTGCGCCGATTTACCTTCTATACCGCTTTCGTAGAAGGCTGGGGGCTCTACTCCGAGAGCCTCGGTTATGACCTGGGTTTATACAAGGATCCCTATAGCGAGTTCGGTGCACTGACCTACGATATGTGGCGCGCTGTACGCCTAGTGGTGGACACAGGTATGCATCAGCTGGGCTGGAGCCGCGAGCAAGCCATTGAATACTTTATGGAAAATAGCGCCAAACCTCTGCACGATGTCACCGTGGAAATTGACCGCTACCTGATTTGGCCCGGACAAGCCCTGGCCTATAAATTGGGGCAGTTAAAAATTAAAGAGTTACGTGCGAGAGCTGAAAAAAGCCTCGACAGTAATTTCGATATCCGCAGTTTCCACGATGCCCTTCTCGGCGCCGGCGCTCTGCCCCTGAATGTTCTCGAGGCACGTATAAACAGCTGGATTGAAAGTCAGGGCTCTGCATCAGCCCGAGCGACCTCCCCTCCATCCCCGCAAACCTCAGCGGGCTAA
- the dxs gene encoding 1-deoxy-D-xylulose-5-phosphate synthase: protein MLEEIPRTRPHTPLLDSIDEPAQLRTLDERQLPELASQLREYLLYCVGQSGGHFGAGLGVVELTIALHYIYNTPEDRLVWDVGHQTYPHKILTGRREQMLTMRQQGGLSGFPKRSESPYDTFGVGHSSTSIGAALGMALGSPDERKVVAVIGDGAMTAGMAFEALNHAAHTGRDMLVVLNDNSMSISKNVGGLATYFAKILASKTYLNMREGSRKILSAIPKAWQLARRTEEHVKGMITPGTLFEELGFNYVGPLDGHNMHDLVHTLRNLRSQPGPQLLHIATTKGKGFGPAEADPVGYHALNKLEPESKVQVAVPGRKKLPKYQDIFGQWLCDTAARDERLIGITPAMCEGSGMVEFSKRFPERFHDVAIAEQHAVTLAAGLACEGQKPVVAIYSTFLQRGYDQMVHDVAIQNLDVTFAIDRAGLVGEDGPTHAGSFDLTFMRCLPYLAIAAPSDENECRQLLYTAYRHNGPAAVRYPRGTGLGTATEEEMRELPIGKGRLLREGSSVAILNFGTMLAPAMAAAERLGATVADMRWVKPLDEALIDELADSHQLLVTLEENTIAGGAGSAVLEYLNATARTMPVLQLGLPDQIIEHGKHKDLLAGIGLDAAGIEEQIHRRMQLLNPHNFEGRTAAAN from the coding sequence ATGCTCGAAGAAATTCCACGCACACGTCCGCATACGCCGCTGCTCGACTCCATCGACGAGCCGGCCCAACTGCGCACCCTCGATGAACGCCAATTGCCCGAACTTGCCAGCCAGCTGCGCGAGTACCTGTTGTACTGTGTCGGCCAGAGCGGCGGTCATTTCGGCGCTGGCCTAGGTGTGGTGGAACTGACCATCGCCCTGCACTACATCTACAATACTCCGGAAGATCGCTTGGTGTGGGATGTGGGCCACCAAACCTACCCTCATAAGATCCTAACCGGTCGCCGCGAGCAGATGCTGACCATGCGCCAGCAAGGCGGCCTGTCCGGCTTTCCCAAGCGCAGTGAGAGCCCGTATGACACCTTTGGGGTGGGCCATTCGAGCACATCCATCGGCGCCGCCCTGGGGATGGCATTGGGCTCTCCTGATGAACGTAAAGTAGTCGCGGTTATCGGCGACGGAGCCATGACCGCAGGCATGGCTTTTGAAGCGCTCAATCACGCAGCTCATACCGGTCGGGATATGTTGGTTGTTCTCAATGACAACAGTATGTCGATCTCCAAAAATGTCGGCGGCCTGGCCACTTATTTCGCCAAAATCCTGGCCAGTAAAACCTACCTTAATATGCGCGAGGGCAGCCGCAAGATACTGTCAGCGATTCCCAAAGCCTGGCAGCTGGCACGACGCACTGAAGAACATGTCAAAGGCATGATCACCCCCGGCACCCTGTTTGAGGAGCTGGGCTTCAATTATGTGGGGCCGCTGGACGGCCACAACATGCACGACCTGGTGCACACTCTGCGCAACCTGCGCAGCCAGCCCGGTCCCCAGTTACTGCATATCGCCACCACCAAGGGCAAGGGCTTTGGCCCAGCAGAGGCCGATCCGGTGGGCTACCACGCGCTAAATAAACTGGAGCCCGAGAGCAAAGTCCAGGTTGCGGTACCGGGCAGGAAGAAGCTGCCCAAATACCAGGATATCTTTGGCCAGTGGCTGTGCGACACCGCGGCTCGGGACGAACGACTGATCGGCATCACTCCCGCCATGTGCGAGGGCTCAGGTATGGTGGAGTTTTCCAAACGCTTCCCGGAGCGCTTCCACGATGTAGCCATTGCCGAGCAGCACGCCGTGACCCTGGCCGCAGGCCTCGCCTGCGAGGGACAAAAGCCTGTAGTGGCTATTTACTCCACCTTCCTGCAGCGTGGTTACGATCAAATGGTGCACGATGTTGCCATCCAAAACCTGGATGTCACCTTCGCCATTGACCGCGCCGGCCTCGTGGGCGAAGACGGCCCGACACACGCAGGCAGCTTCGACCTGACCTTTATGCGCTGCCTTCCCTACCTCGCTATTGCCGCGCCCAGCGACGAGAACGAGTGCCGCCAGCTGCTGTATACCGCCTACCGACACAATGGTCCCGCGGCTGTGCGTTACCCACGAGGTACCGGCCTGGGCACCGCGACCGAAGAAGAAATGCGTGAACTCCCCATCGGCAAGGGCCGCTTACTACGCGAGGGTAGCAGCGTAGCAATTTTGAATTTTGGCACCATGCTCGCTCCAGCCATGGCCGCAGCTGAGCGCCTCGGTGCCACCGTAGCGGATATGCGCTGGGTAAAACCATTGGACGAAGCATTAATTGATGAACTGGCCGATAGCCACCAGCTACTGGTGACTCTTGAAGAGAACACCATCGCCGGCGGTGCCGGCAGTGCAGTACTGGAGTATCTCAACGCTACGGCCAGGACCATGCCTGTATTGCAGTTAGGCCTGCCTGACCAGATTATTGAGCACGGCAAACACAAGGATCTGCTCGCAGGGATCGGCCTTGATGCCGCCGGTATTGAAGAGCAGATACACCGCCGCATGCAGCTGCTAAACCCACATAATTTCGAGGGTCGCACTGCAGCGGCCAATTAA
- a CDS encoding polyprenyl synthetase family protein, protein MSSTTPSPALRTFLQDSATRVEARIRKALEHPVPSAEKLFEAMRYAALGPGKRLRPALVYACAQVFHGVDFDLAKCDATAAALECIHAYSLVHDDLPAMDDDALRRGRPTCHIAFDEATAILAGDALQTLAFELLLADQTELSLKLQLLQELAAASGSRGMVSGQAIDLSSVDKTLTLEQLEPMHRLKTGALICASARMGALLGGAGIAELQATTHYAQAIGLAFQVQDDILDITADTEVLGKTQGADALLNKPTYVSLLGVDGAREKLRGLHKQALDALATLPGDTLLLRQLADYIVQRSH, encoded by the coding sequence GTGAGTAGCACAACCCCTTCCCCTGCGCTGCGGACCTTTCTGCAAGATTCAGCCACACGGGTTGAGGCTCGAATCCGGAAAGCTCTTGAGCACCCTGTTCCCAGTGCGGAAAAACTCTTTGAGGCCATGCGCTATGCCGCACTGGGGCCGGGTAAGCGCCTTCGCCCAGCACTGGTATATGCCTGCGCCCAAGTCTTCCATGGTGTCGATTTTGATCTGGCCAAGTGTGATGCAACCGCAGCAGCCCTGGAATGCATCCATGCCTATTCCCTGGTCCACGACGACCTGCCGGCGATGGATGACGATGCCCTGCGCCGGGGGCGTCCCACTTGTCATATCGCCTTCGATGAAGCCACCGCTATTCTCGCCGGCGATGCACTACAGACTCTAGCGTTTGAACTGCTGCTGGCCGACCAAACCGAGCTTTCGCTCAAGTTACAGCTTTTACAGGAATTAGCCGCAGCATCTGGTAGCCGGGGTATGGTCTCAGGCCAGGCTATCGACCTGAGCTCTGTGGATAAAACGCTCACCCTGGAGCAACTTGAGCCCATGCACCGGCTGAAGACCGGCGCCTTGATCTGCGCCAGCGCGCGAATGGGCGCTCTGCTCGGCGGCGCCGGCATTGCTGAATTACAGGCAACGACTCACTATGCCCAGGCCATTGGCCTCGCCTTCCAGGTTCAAGACGATATCCTCGACATCACTGCGGATACAGAAGTATTGGGCAAGACCCAGGGTGCAGATGCCCTATTGAACAAGCCCACTTATGTCTCCCTCCTGGGCGTTGACGGCGCACGGGAAAAGCTGCGGGGCCTGCACAAACAGGCGTTAGATGCCCTAGCCACTCTGCCAGGTGACACCTTGTTGCTGCGACAGCTGGCTGATTATATCGTCCAGCGCAGTCACTGA
- a CDS encoding exodeoxyribonuclease VII small subunit, translated as MAAKKKSATFEESLQALEELVERLEAGDLPLEEALADFERGVKLTRECQKKLASAEQKVKLLMEESGNIRELPFDADDSAGDT; from the coding sequence ATGGCGGCAAAGAAAAAATCGGCAACTTTTGAAGAGAGCCTGCAGGCCCTGGAAGAACTGGTAGAACGTCTGGAGGCGGGAGACCTGCCTCTCGAAGAAGCCCTGGCAGACTTTGAGCGCGGAGTAAAACTCACCCGTGAATGCCAGAAAAAACTGGCTAGTGCCGAGCAGAAGGTCAAACTGCTGATGGAAGAGAGCGGCAACATTCGCGAGTTACCGTTCGACGCCGACGACTCTGCAGGCGATACCTGA
- a CDS encoding PQQ-dependent sugar dehydrogenase, with amino-acid sequence MKYTLIFLLILVAVVSGALSAVASGVSVPWRQLFGGVKTTEQQVMSGIKAAQGYRLQLFAENVPGARWLAITRSGDILVSQPKKGQISLLSPDRNGDGQADNQRVLIDNLNRPHGLALHENWLYIAEGNAVGRVPLDHSDGRLAGSYQRILENLEDSGHWTKTIEMGPDGWLYLSSGSSCNVCIEKDPRRATIMRMRPDGSNFKILATGLRNSVGFDWSPKDGGLYATDNGRDWLGDNLPPDELNLIRPDNFYGWPYAYGDRVPDPDFIDDENPTVKEMIAASVAPVHEFAAHNAPLGIRFLRSPEQLKNYRGAALVALHGSWNRSVKDGYKVVSLHWDESGNISERDFLWGFLSEDRTEVSGRPVAIAEDNQGKIYISDDYAGAIYQLSPSNVPSTPTVLPTRVANNVEKKPPAIDSDAVREGKTLYQSHDCAHCHQQQVPLRDLNKKYSLDSLANYFDAPTPPMPKYDFSDQQKKALAHYLLSLEALR; translated from the coding sequence TTGAAATATACGCTAATTTTTTTGCTTATCTTGGTCGCCGTGGTTTCAGGCGCCTTATCGGCGGTTGCATCGGGAGTGAGTGTTCCCTGGCGCCAGCTTTTTGGAGGAGTAAAAACAACCGAGCAACAGGTGATGAGTGGGATAAAAGCCGCTCAGGGTTACCGGCTCCAGCTTTTTGCAGAAAATGTCCCCGGCGCGCGATGGCTCGCAATCACCCGTTCTGGCGATATTCTCGTATCCCAGCCAAAGAAAGGGCAGATATCCCTCTTATCTCCCGATCGTAATGGGGATGGGCAAGCGGATAATCAGCGTGTATTGATTGACAACCTAAACCGCCCCCATGGCCTCGCGCTGCATGAGAATTGGCTCTATATCGCAGAGGGTAACGCTGTCGGTCGTGTACCCCTCGATCATTCCGATGGCCGCCTGGCTGGAAGTTACCAGAGAATTCTCGAAAATTTGGAGGACAGTGGCCACTGGACAAAAACCATCGAGATGGGTCCCGATGGCTGGCTTTATCTGAGCAGTGGCTCCAGCTGCAATGTCTGTATCGAGAAAGACCCGCGACGGGCCACGATCATGCGTATGCGTCCCGATGGCAGTAACTTTAAGATTCTTGCCACAGGCCTGCGTAACAGCGTTGGCTTCGACTGGTCTCCAAAAGATGGCGGACTCTATGCCACAGACAATGGGCGAGACTGGCTCGGCGACAACCTTCCTCCAGATGAACTCAACCTGATCCGGCCAGATAATTTCTATGGCTGGCCCTACGCCTATGGCGACAGAGTGCCCGATCCCGATTTTATTGACGATGAGAACCCAACGGTAAAAGAGATGATCGCGGCTTCAGTGGCACCAGTCCACGAGTTCGCCGCACACAATGCACCACTGGGCATTCGTTTTCTACGCAGCCCGGAGCAGCTTAAAAACTACCGCGGGGCAGCCCTGGTAGCCCTGCATGGTTCATGGAATCGCAGCGTTAAGGATGGCTACAAAGTAGTTTCCCTACACTGGGATGAAAGCGGAAATATCTCCGAAAGGGACTTCCTATGGGGCTTCCTCAGTGAAGACCGCACCGAGGTTTCCGGCCGACCCGTCGCTATAGCCGAAGACAACCAGGGAAAAATTTATATCTCAGACGACTATGCAGGTGCGATATATCAACTATCTCCCAGCAATGTGCCAAGCACTCCGACTGTCCTCCCAACCAGGGTCGCCAATAACGTTGAAAAAAAGCCACCGGCCATAGATTCCGACGCCGTTCGGGAGGGGAAAACACTCTACCAGAGTCACGATTGTGCCCACTGCCATCAGCAGCAGGTGCCCTTAAGAGACCTGAACAAAAAATACTCTCTGGATTCTCTGGCAAACTACTTCGATGCGCCAACACCTCCTATGCCGAAATACGACTTTAGCGATCAGCAGAAAAAGGCCCTGGCCCATTACCTGCTATCTCTTGAGGCCCTCAGGTAA
- a CDS encoding HNH endonuclease: MQARILRLNLAGQPLEWLTWQEASCLYVRDLVTWSLGGIVQRVRGGFNHSGKRSTLDLAAIIACGGARMARPRSRPPLTNRALFFRDTHTCLYCGNPFKSIDLTRDHVMPVSKGGKDSWENVVTACRRCNQHKGNYLLEDIDMELLALPFCPNAAEYLALINSERIRGDQMEFLRGQFSRRRQLGWLHH, translated from the coding sequence ATGCAAGCACGAATTTTACGCCTGAATCTGGCGGGCCAGCCATTGGAATGGCTCACATGGCAGGAGGCCTCCTGCCTGTATGTGCGCGACTTAGTTACTTGGTCCCTGGGGGGGATTGTGCAGCGAGTGCGTGGTGGGTTTAATCACAGCGGCAAGCGCTCCACCCTGGACCTGGCGGCAATCATTGCCTGTGGTGGCGCTCGTATGGCGCGTCCGCGCAGTCGACCACCATTAACAAATCGAGCGCTTTTTTTTCGCGATACGCATACCTGCCTTTATTGTGGCAATCCCTTCAAGTCTATCGATCTTACCCGCGACCATGTTATGCCGGTGTCCAAAGGGGGCAAGGACTCCTGGGAAAATGTGGTGACTGCCTGTCGGCGTTGTAACCAGCACAAAGGCAATTATTTATTGGAAGATATCGATATGGAATTGCTGGCCTTACCATTTTGTCCGAATGCGGCAGAATACCTGGCGTTGATTAACAGTGAACGGATTCGAGGCGATCAGATGGAATTTCTTCGCGGCCAGTTTTCCCGGCGCAGGCAACTGGGATGGTTACATCATTGA